A genomic stretch from Halorhodospira halophila SL1 includes:
- a CDS encoding GGDEF domain-containing protein, protein MALLRGIPLCSLIMLGGLLLALIFGVVFTAAGTYLGPDVPAAAGGSMSPTLLTAHPSLGHVPQLPETGYQRNLPGSSPYVVAFISAGTALGVAALFGLWLRRQLVAPLHEAAVSIESGGPVRLRGIAGAVRELRMVEERYNRAREAMEQRIVELDQQLHVDWLTGLTNRRGLERALEVELERARRSAAPVSLIFLDLDGFKALNDERGHQAGDEALQQAAELLKSRVRETDAVARWGGDEFVILCRDTDQAGAEVVARALALRLAQCPGVPGGCRASVGVSAWRAGDCARELMARADGAMYDAKRRGGGSICVR, encoded by the coding sequence GTGGCTCTTTTGCGAGGGATCCCGCTGTGTTCGCTGATCATGCTGGGTGGGTTGTTGCTCGCCCTGATCTTCGGCGTGGTCTTCACGGCGGCGGGCACGTACCTCGGTCCCGACGTGCCTGCCGCGGCGGGGGGGAGCATGTCGCCCACCTTGCTGACCGCCCATCCTTCGCTCGGCCACGTCCCGCAACTGCCTGAGACCGGATACCAGCGGAATCTACCCGGATCATCCCCCTATGTCGTTGCCTTCATCTCGGCTGGTACGGCGCTTGGTGTGGCGGCGTTGTTCGGCCTGTGGCTGCGCCGTCAGCTGGTGGCTCCGTTGCACGAGGCGGCGGTGTCCATCGAGTCCGGGGGGCCGGTGCGCCTGCGTGGTATTGCCGGAGCCGTGCGTGAGCTGCGGATGGTCGAGGAGCGCTACAACCGCGCCCGGGAAGCCATGGAGCAGCGGATCGTGGAGCTCGACCAGCAGCTGCATGTCGATTGGCTGACCGGTCTGACCAATCGGCGCGGTCTGGAGCGGGCCCTGGAAGTAGAGCTGGAGCGGGCGCGGCGTTCGGCGGCGCCGGTCAGTCTGATCTTCCTCGATCTGGATGGTTTCAAGGCCCTCAACGACGAGCGTGGCCACCAGGCCGGCGATGAGGCACTGCAGCAGGCGGCCGAGCTGCTCAAGTCCCGGGTTCGGGAGACGGACGCCGTGGCGCGCTGGGGCGGGGATGAGTTCGTGATCCTCTGCCGCGACACCGACCAGGCGGGCGCCGAGGTCGTTGCTCGCGCCTTGGCACTGCGTCTGGCCCAGTGCCCAGGGGTGCCCGGGGGGTGTCGGGCGAGTGTCGGGGTGAGTGCCTGGCGAGCCGGGGATTGTGCCCGGGAGCTCATGGCCCGGGCCGACGGTGCCATGTACGACGCCAAGCGGCGAGGGGGCGGCAGCATCTGCGTCAGGTGA
- a CDS encoding NBR1-Ig-like domain-containing protein: protein MQTELEQYIRKTARERGLPLAELARRAGMSRQALYDAWQPGRYPSMSTIVRIANALEVHPLALLEPMFRNDSNATGVTETVENGVDRSGFIGDLNYPDGAPVLAGSRFRKGWQLQNLGDRPWVDRYLACQDEDIRILDTAGTPREIGARLVPLQPSVPIPRTEPGERVTLEVDFTAPQTPATVISYWKMTFADGSLCFPDARGVWAKIRVIAPVGSASRTDGGRETD, encoded by the coding sequence ATGCAGACGGAACTTGAGCAGTACATCCGCAAGACTGCCCGGGAGCGCGGGCTCCCCCTGGCGGAGCTGGCGCGGCGGGCCGGCATGAGCCGCCAGGCCCTCTACGACGCCTGGCAGCCGGGGCGTTACCCGAGCATGAGCACCATCGTGCGCATCGCCAACGCGCTGGAGGTCCACCCCCTGGCACTGCTCGAGCCCATGTTCCGCAACGATTCCAACGCCACCGGCGTCACGGAGACCGTCGAGAACGGCGTCGACCGCAGCGGCTTCATCGGCGACCTCAACTACCCGGACGGCGCGCCGGTACTGGCCGGCAGTCGCTTTCGCAAGGGCTGGCAGTTGCAGAACCTGGGCGACCGGCCTTGGGTCGACCGCTACCTGGCCTGTCAGGACGAGGATATCCGCATCCTCGACACCGCAGGCACGCCCCGGGAGATCGGGGCCCGCCTGGTCCCGCTGCAACCTTCAGTGCCAATCCCGCGGACTGAACCCGGGGAACGGGTCACCCTGGAGGTGGACTTCACAGCTCCGCAAACCCCGGCCACTGTCATCTCCTACTGGAAGATGACCTTCGCCGACGGCTCCCTGTGCTTCCCGGACGCCCGCGGTGTCTGGGCCAAGATCCGCGTCATCGCACCGGTTGGCAGCGCTTCAAGGACCGACGGCGGGCGGGAGACGGACTAG
- the amrS gene encoding AmmeMemoRadiSam system radical SAM enzyme: protein MAMHQASPPVVRARDPDDPSVVATRFWGRCDDGRVQCDLCPRHCRMKEGQRGLCFVRMARGGEVVLTTYGRSSGFCIDPIEKKPLNHFLPGSAVLSFGTAGCNLACKFCQNWDMSKSREMDILADRAEPEQIAAAAAANGAQSVAFTYNDPVIFHEYAVDVAAACRERGIRTVAVTAGYICPQPRAEFFAGMDAANVDLKAFTERFYHRLTGAHLGPVLDTLRYIRHETDCWLELTTLLIPGENDADAEIEAMAQWVLEHLGAEVPLHFTAFLPAFRMMDRPQTPPQTLKRARAVALAQGLRYVYTGNVLDPEGGTTYCHACGERLIERHRYELGAWQLDAHGACQRCGANCAGLFAARPGEWSGRRRPVRIGS from the coding sequence ATGGCCATGCATCAGGCATCTCCCCCTGTGGTAAGAGCGCGCGACCCGGACGACCCGTCCGTCGTGGCCACGCGCTTCTGGGGCCGGTGTGACGACGGTCGGGTGCAGTGCGATCTGTGCCCGCGTCACTGCCGGATGAAGGAAGGCCAGCGGGGGCTGTGCTTCGTGCGTATGGCCCGTGGCGGTGAGGTGGTGCTGACCACCTACGGCCGTTCCAGCGGCTTCTGTATCGATCCCATCGAGAAGAAGCCGCTGAATCACTTCCTGCCCGGTTCGGCGGTGCTCTCCTTCGGTACGGCCGGCTGCAATCTGGCCTGTAAGTTCTGCCAGAACTGGGATATGAGCAAGTCCCGGGAGATGGACATCCTGGCCGACCGGGCCGAGCCGGAGCAGATCGCTGCCGCAGCGGCGGCGAACGGGGCGCAGAGCGTGGCCTTCACCTACAACGACCCGGTGATCTTCCACGAGTACGCGGTCGACGTGGCGGCGGCGTGTCGCGAGCGCGGCATCCGCACGGTTGCGGTCACCGCCGGGTACATATGCCCGCAGCCGCGGGCCGAGTTCTTCGCCGGGATGGATGCCGCCAATGTCGATCTGAAGGCCTTCACCGAGCGTTTCTACCACCGGCTCACCGGTGCCCACCTGGGGCCGGTGCTGGATACGCTGCGCTACATTCGCCACGAGACCGACTGCTGGCTGGAGCTCACCACGCTGCTCATCCCTGGGGAGAACGATGCCGATGCCGAGATCGAGGCCATGGCGCAGTGGGTCCTGGAACACCTCGGGGCGGAGGTGCCGCTGCACTTTACCGCCTTCCTTCCGGCGTTCCGCATGATGGATCGACCGCAGACGCCACCGCAGACCCTGAAGCGTGCCCGGGCGGTCGCACTGGCGCAGGGGCTGCGCTACGTCTACACCGGCAACGTCCTCGATCCGGAGGGCGGGACGACCTACTGCCACGCCTGCGGCGAGCGGCTCATCGAACGGCATCGTTACGAACTCGGTGCCTGGCAGCTGGACGCGCACGGCGCCTGCCAGCGCTGCGGGGCGAACTGCGCCGGGTTGTTCGCGGCTCGGCCCGGCGAGTGGTCGGGCCGGCGCCGGCCGGTGCGTATCGGCAGCTAG
- the amrB gene encoding AmmeMemoRadiSam system protein B: protein MAMHETTPKVRPPAVAGRFYPGEAETLRRAVRELLAEAGEPERDPTRAPHAMVLPHAGYPFSGAAAARGYQRIVPIREQLRHVVLLGPAHFVDLSGIALPAADALATPLGTVPVSATLRERALEHPGVHIDDSAHEREHSLEVHLPFLQTLLDDFDVLPLVVGRGPAESCGRLIEQLWQDDTLVVVSSDLSHFHDDPTARRLDAETTAAIEAGTFEQITPERACGAAPLRGLLWFARKHGLQTQAIAQCNSGDVTGDRSSVVGYGSYVVH from the coding sequence ATGGCCATGCACGAGACCACGCCCAAGGTTCGGCCGCCCGCCGTCGCCGGGCGCTTCTACCCCGGCGAGGCCGAGACCCTGCGACGGGCCGTCCGGGAGCTCCTGGCCGAGGCCGGGGAGCCGGAACGGGATCCGACCCGAGCGCCCCACGCCATGGTGCTCCCCCACGCCGGCTACCCCTTCTCGGGCGCTGCGGCGGCCCGGGGCTATCAGCGCATCGTGCCAATCCGCGAGCAGCTTCGGCACGTGGTGTTGCTCGGCCCGGCGCACTTCGTCGATCTAAGCGGCATCGCACTGCCCGCAGCCGACGCCCTGGCCACCCCGCTGGGGACAGTGCCGGTCAGTGCGACGCTGCGTGAGCGGGCATTGGAACACCCCGGCGTCCACATCGACGACTCGGCCCACGAGCGCGAGCACAGCCTCGAGGTCCACCTGCCCTTCCTGCAGACCCTGCTCGACGACTTCGACGTCCTGCCGCTGGTGGTCGGCCGGGGCCCGGCGGAATCCTGTGGACGCCTGATCGAACAACTCTGGCAGGACGATACCCTGGTGGTGGTCAGCTCGGACCTGAGCCACTTCCACGACGACCCCACCGCTCGGCGGCTCGACGCCGAGACCACCGCCGCCATCGAGGCCGGCACCTTCGAGCAGATCACCCCGGAGCGGGCCTGCGGTGCCGCGCCCCTGCGCGGCCTGCTCTGGTTCGCGCGCAAGCACGGGCTGCAGACGCAGGCCATCGCCCAGTGCAACTCCGGCGACGTCACCGGGGATCGCTCCTCCGTCGTAGGGTACGGCAGTTATGTCGTCCACTGA
- the amrA gene encoding AmmeMemoRadiSam system protein A, producing the protein MSSTEQEPIGTDLPAEHGALLPRFARQNIAHQHEVGEPLPIASGLPESLTRPGAAFVSLHHDDGLRGCMGTLLPKRPLVNSVMDSALDAAFNDPRFEAVGRDELNALTVKVAVLGPARPLEVSDEQQLLAELVPGEDGLILHDGLRRATFLPAVWEALPEPQDFLIQLKLKAGLPPDHWSENIQFARYRSVTFTDPPRGG; encoded by the coding sequence ATGTCGTCCACTGAGCAGGAACCGATCGGCACTGATCTACCGGCGGAGCACGGGGCCCTCCTGCCCCGCTTCGCCCGGCAGAACATCGCCCACCAGCACGAGGTGGGCGAGCCACTGCCCATCGCCTCTGGGCTGCCGGAGAGCCTCACCCGTCCCGGCGCAGCCTTCGTCTCGCTCCACCATGACGACGGCCTGCGCGGCTGCATGGGCACCTTGCTCCCCAAGCGCCCGCTGGTGAACAGCGTCATGGACTCGGCCCTGGACGCCGCCTTCAACGACCCGCGCTTCGAGGCGGTCGGCCGCGATGAGTTGAACGCGCTGACCGTCAAGGTCGCCGTCCTCGGCCCGGCGCGGCCCCTGGAGGTGTCGGACGAACAACAACTGCTGGCCGAGCTGGTCCCCGGCGAGGACGGCCTGATCCTCCACGACGGCCTGCGCCGCGCCACCTTCCTGCCGGCGGTCTGGGAGGCCCTGCCGGAGCCACAGGACTTCCTCATCCAGCTCAAGCTCAAGGCCGGCCTGCCGCCGGATCACTGGTCCGAGAACATTCAGTTCGCCCGCTACCGCTCGGTCACCT